A genomic window from Cricetulus griseus strain 17A/GY chromosome 4, alternate assembly CriGri-PICRH-1.0, whole genome shotgun sequence includes:
- the LOC100761987 gene encoding olfactory receptor 147 yields the protein MLAGNGSLVTEFVLAGLTDLPELQLPLFYLFLMIYIVTVVGNFGLVTLISLNPHLHTPMYYFLFNLSFIDLCYSSVFSPKMLMNFVSEKNTISYVGCMTQLFFFLFFVISECYMLTSMAYDRYLAICNPLLYNVTMSPQVCSMLSFASYGMAFVGASAHTGCMLRLTFCNANVINHYLCDILPLLQLSCTSTYVNDVVVLIVVGINITVPSFTILISYVFILTNILNIKSTQGRSKAFSTCSSHVMAISLFFGSGAFMYLNRSESMEQGKVSSVFYTNVVPMLNPLIYSLRNKDVKIALKKIVVKVHSRFIP from the coding sequence ATGCTGGCTGGAAATGGCTCCTTGGTGACTGAGTTTGTTCTTGCTGGGTTGACAGATCTTCCAGAGCTCCAGCTGCCTCTCTTTTATCTGTTTCTAATGATCTACATTGTCACAGTGGTGGGAAACTTTGGGTTGGTCACCCTGATTAGCCTCAATCCTCACCTGCACACACCTATGTATTATTTCCTCTTCAACCTATCTTTCATTGATCTCTGCTACTCTTCTGTCTTCAGTCCGAAAATGCTGATGAACTTTGTCTCTGAGAAGAATACCATCTCTTATGTTGGGTGCATGActcagctgtttttctttctcttttttgtcatCTCTGAATGCTACATGTTGACCTCAATGGCCTATGATCGATATTTGGCCATATGTAATCCATTGCTGTATAATGTTACCATGTCCCCTCAGGTCTGTTCTATGCTGTCTTTTGCTTCTTATGGGATGGCATTTGTTGGAGCCTCTGCCCACACAGGATGTATGCTCAGACTGACCTTCTGCAATGCCAATGTCATCAACCATTACTTGTGTGACATTCTGCCCCTCCTCCAACTTTCTTGCACCAGCACCTATGTCAATGATGTCGTAGTTCTCATAGTTGTGGGTATTAACATCACAGTCCCCAGCTTTACCATTCTCATTTCCTATGTTTTCATTCTCACCAACATTCTCAATATCAAATCCACACAAGGAAGATCAAAGGCTTTCAGTACCTGTAGCTCTCACGTCATggccatttctttgttttttggatCAGGCGCATTCATGTACCTCAATCGTTCTGAATCTATGGAGCAGGGAAAAGTTTCTTCGGTTTTCTACACTAATGTGGTTCCCATGCTCAACCCTCTGATCTACAGCTTGAGGAACAAGGATGTCAAAATAGCATTGAAGAAAATTGTGGTTAAAGTTCATAGCAGATTCATTCcctaa